In Chitinibacter sp. SCUT-21, a single genomic region encodes these proteins:
- a CDS encoding Crp/Fnr family transcriptional regulator: MDKAKLLSGSSLFCELSYADLAELAQHAQSRAVRAKQVVLAQGERSDEMYAVIHGRLKVMRSNTEGRELTLAILEAGEVFGELAMLDGGPRTATIEALEDCELLVLQRATVDQYLNAHPLVMRSMIQTLCERLRSADELVQDTLFLPLPQRLAKVLRQLAQNHGDETADGILIDLKLTQQELANFVGATRESVNKQLSAWESQGWLSMRGGYISISDVKSLP, translated from the coding sequence ATGGATAAAGCGAAATTACTGTCAGGCAGTAGCCTGTTTTGCGAACTGAGCTATGCAGATCTAGCCGAGCTTGCCCAGCACGCGCAATCGCGCGCTGTGCGTGCCAAGCAAGTGGTGTTAGCGCAAGGCGAGCGAAGCGATGAAATGTATGCGGTGATTCATGGCCGCTTGAAAGTCATGCGCAGTAATACAGAAGGCCGCGAGTTGACGCTGGCCATTTTGGAAGCCGGTGAAGTATTTGGTGAACTTGCCATGCTCGATGGTGGGCCACGCACTGCGACGATTGAGGCTTTAGAAGATTGTGAATTACTCGTGTTGCAGCGCGCAACAGTCGATCAATATCTCAATGCACATCCACTGGTGATGCGCTCAATGATTCAAACCTTGTGTGAGCGTTTACGTAGTGCTGATGAACTTGTTCAAGACACATTATTTTTGCCCTTACCACAGCGCTTAGCCAAAGTGTTGCGGCAACTGGCACAAAACCATGGTGACGAGACCGCGGATGGTATTTTGATCGACCTAAAATTAACACAACAAGAATTAGCAAACTTTGTTGGTGCGACGCGTGAGAGCGTCAATAAGCAATTAAGCGCATGGGAGTCTCAAGGTTGGCTATCAATGCGTGGCGGGTATATCTCGATTAGTGATGTTAAGTCACTTCCCTAG
- a CDS encoding aspartate/glutamate racemase family protein, producing MKTIGMIGGMSWESTIPYYREINQQVKAQLGGFHSAKIILISVDFAEIEAHQRANEWEVAAKKLANAAQQLQNMGADCIILCTNTMHIVADQICHGLAVPFLHIADATAQQIKNAQLSKIGLLGTRFTMERDFYIERLQSHQLEILVPTAEERKLIDQIIFNELCQGIITEQSKQIYRGVMHKLAAQGAEGIILGCTEIALLVGPDDAAIPLFDTAKLHAQYATQFALA from the coding sequence ATGAAAACGATTGGGATGATTGGCGGAATGAGTTGGGAATCAACGATTCCTTATTATCGAGAAATAAATCAGCAAGTGAAGGCACAATTGGGCGGCTTTCACTCCGCAAAAATCATTCTAATCAGCGTTGATTTTGCCGAAATTGAAGCCCATCAGCGGGCAAATGAGTGGGAAGTTGCGGCAAAAAAGTTAGCAAACGCCGCCCAGCAACTGCAAAACATGGGGGCTGACTGCATTATTTTATGCACCAACACTATGCATATCGTCGCGGATCAAATTTGCCATGGCTTAGCAGTGCCATTCCTACATATTGCCGATGCAACGGCTCAGCAGATTAAAAACGCCCAGTTAAGCAAGATCGGTCTATTAGGTACCCGCTTTACCATGGAGCGTGACTTCTATATAGAACGATTACAATCTCACCAGCTTGAAATTTTGGTCCCTACAGCCGAAGAGCGAAAGTTGATTGATCAAATTATATTTAATGAACTCTGTCAGGGCATCATCACGGAACAGTCAAAACAGATTTATCGTGGCGTGATGCACAAACTCGCAGCTCAAGGGGCTGAAGGCATTATTTTAGGTTGCACGGAAATAGCTCTGCTAGTTGGACCTGACGATGCAGCCATCCCACTTTTTGATACCGCCAAACTCCACGCGCAGTATGCTACGCAATTTGCCTTAGCCTAA
- a CDS encoding cupin domain-containing protein, whose translation MPRIQIERAISAERQAELGTHHWPVWEKNISTFPWTYDCSETCLLIEGEVIVTPEGGEPVTLHTGDLATFPAGMSCTWQITANLRKHYFFE comes from the coding sequence ATGCCCCGCATCCAAATTGAACGCGCGATTAGCGCAGAGCGCCAAGCCGAACTCGGTACTCACCACTGGCCGGTTTGGGAGAAAAACATCTCCACATTCCCATGGACTTACGATTGCAGCGAAACCTGCTTGCTGATCGAAGGCGAAGTGATTGTTACACCCGAAGGCGGCGAGCCTGTAACCCTTCATACTGGCGATCTGGCGACTTTTCCGGCAGGGATGAGTTGCACTTGGCAAATCACCGCAAATTTACGCAAACATTACTTCTTTGAGTAA
- a CDS encoding (2Fe-2S)-binding protein, producing the protein MIVCVCNNVSDKAIRKAVEQDGVRSYIQLQRATQAGTCCGKCTSCAKQVLHEAVQSYEEKMLADLQDLVFA; encoded by the coding sequence ATGATTGTCTGCGTTTGTAATAATGTCAGCGATAAAGCGATTCGCAAAGCCGTCGAGCAAGATGGTGTTCGTAGCTACATTCAATTACAGCGCGCCACGCAAGCAGGCACATGCTGCGGTAAATGCACTTCTTGCGCCAAGCAAGTTTTGCATGAGGCGGTGCAAAGCTATGAAGAGAAAATGCTCGCTGATTTGCAAGACTTGGTATTTGCCTAA
- the bfr gene encoding bacterioferritin: MQGSAKVLAGLSDLLAAELTSVDQYFVHSQMYHNWGYGKLFERIDHERQDEIGHATKLIARILFLEGIPNVAARTPLRVGKDVKEMLEFDLQTEYEVAAALKKVIAVCEAEQDYVTREMLVGLLDDTEVDHAHWLEQQLNLIKAMGLQNYLQSQAF; encoded by the coding sequence ATGCAAGGAAGTGCAAAAGTACTCGCTGGTCTTTCCGACTTGCTCGCGGCCGAATTAACTTCGGTCGATCAATATTTTGTTCATAGCCAGATGTATCACAACTGGGGCTATGGCAAATTGTTCGAGCGCATCGATCACGAGCGCCAAGATGAAATCGGCCATGCGACCAAACTGATCGCGCGTATTTTATTTTTAGAAGGCATCCCCAATGTTGCCGCTCGCACGCCGCTGCGCGTCGGCAAAGACGTGAAAGAAATGCTCGAATTTGATTTGCAAACCGAGTATGAAGTCGCTGCAGCCTTGAAAAAAGTGATCGCAGTCTGTGAAGCCGAGCAAGATTATGTGACACGCGAAATGCTCGTTGGTCTGCTCGACGACACCGAAGTGGATCATGCACACTGGCTAGAGCAACAGCTCAATCTGATTAAAGCGATGGGCTTGCAAAACTATCTGCAATCGCAAGCGTTTTAA
- the bfr gene encoding bacterioferritin, producing the protein MQGDKSVITVLNGILANELIAINQTFLHARIYKNWGFKGLNDKVYHESIDAMKRSDKLIERVLFLEGLPNLQDLGKLLIGEDVQEMLACDLTLYTGFLGKLRDAVKTCEAAQDYVSRDVLEDILEEEEEYVDWLETQQTLIKEMGLPNYLQSQAFGS; encoded by the coding sequence ATGCAAGGCGATAAATCAGTCATCACGGTGCTCAATGGCATTTTGGCCAATGAGCTGATTGCCATTAACCAAACCTTTCTCCACGCCCGTATTTATAAAAACTGGGGCTTTAAGGGCCTGAACGATAAGGTTTACCACGAATCTATCGACGCAATGAAACGCTCAGATAAATTGATCGAGCGCGTGTTATTTCTAGAAGGTCTGCCTAATTTACAAGACTTGGGCAAATTACTGATCGGCGAAGATGTGCAAGAAATGCTCGCCTGTGATTTAACACTGTATACCGGCTTTTTGGGCAAACTGCGCGACGCGGTTAAAACGTGCGAAGCCGCGCAAGATTATGTCAGCCGCGATGTATTAGAAGACATCTTGGAAGAAGAAGAAGAATACGTCGATTGGCTAGAAACCCAACAAACCCTGATTAAAGAAATGGGCTTGCCAAATTACCTGCAATCACAAGCATTTGGCTCATAA
- the hisN gene encoding histidinol-phosphatase, with product MIPSLEQIAFAKKLADASAAVIRPFYRSGLAIDDKSDASPVTQADREAELAMRALINAERPQDGIIGEEFGAERDDADWVWVLDPVDGTKAFITGRPLFVTLIGLLYRGVPVLGVVNQPIANERWVGVVGQGCTLNDQPVSVSQISELSRARVGTTGPQYFSDAGRDAFMQFQQGGRFTVYGGDGYQYALVATGGLDVVVEEGLKLHDFAAVAPVVISAGGLMTDWQGQALTRSSSGRVIAAATPEVYQAALNVMSKV from the coding sequence GTGATACCTAGCCTAGAACAAATTGCCTTTGCCAAAAAACTCGCCGACGCCAGCGCCGCAGTCATTCGCCCGTTTTACCGCAGTGGTTTAGCGATTGATGATAAATCTGACGCCAGCCCCGTGACGCAAGCCGATCGCGAAGCCGAATTGGCGATGCGCGCGCTGATTAATGCCGAGCGCCCGCAAGATGGCATTATTGGTGAGGAGTTTGGCGCCGAGCGCGATGACGCCGATTGGGTGTGGGTGCTCGATCCGGTCGATGGCACCAAGGCCTTTATCACGGGGCGTCCGCTGTTTGTCACGCTAATTGGCCTCTTGTATCGCGGCGTGCCAGTGCTGGGCGTCGTGAACCAGCCGATTGCCAACGAGCGTTGGGTCGGCGTGGTCGGGCAGGGTTGCACCTTAAACGATCAGCCCGTTTCAGTTAGCCAAATTAGCGAATTATCACGCGCACGCGTCGGCACAACGGGGCCGCAGTATTTTAGTGACGCGGGGCGCGACGCGTTTATGCAATTTCAGCAAGGCGGCCGCTTTACCGTTTACGGCGGCGACGGCTATCAATACGCCTTGGTGGCGACAGGTGGTTTGGATGTCGTCGTTGAAGAAGGTTTGAAGCTGCACGATTTTGCGGCCGTAGCGCCGGTGGTGATTTCAGCTGGCGGCCTGATGACCGATTGGCAAGGCCAAGCCTTAACGCGCAGCAGCTCGGGTCGCGTGATTGCTGCAGCTACCCCAGAGGTGTATCAAGCTGCACTTAATGTGATGAGCAAGGTTTAA